A single uncultured Acetobacterium sp. DNA region contains:
- a CDS encoding dihydrolipoamide acetyltransferase family protein gives MAKLMNMPKIGVNMTDGTVTEWYVNEGDEVKFGEMALAAETDKDVQDIPADQTGTVLKIIAQVGDNVECHKPLAIVGAPGENIDSLLAEISGGGAVAAAPETVAVVPVQPAEVTEITTTGRVPVSPLAKKMAKDLGIDLTKVKYTGIRVKKADILAYENEPEAIAESPTIARPSVVATTAASATGIKKTTPYDGMRRKIGNRLTESVVTKPWAALTVAVDMTKAIEWRKRVNEIADVKVGFNEMVAKACARALQEYSLMNTQLAADGTEIYEMEDINIGVAVNTDRGLMVPVLKNVAAKGVVELAKEFAGLVSRTKEQANIQGDLSGGTFTISNLGARGISSFRAVINPPECGILALAATVKSAVVIDDEIVIRPMMNITLSFDHRIVDGDYAAQFVSYIGKLLEDPMKILM, from the coding sequence ATGGCAAAATTAATGAATATGCCAAAGATCGGCGTTAACATGACTGATGGTACAGTCACGGAATGGTACGTAAACGAGGGTGACGAAGTCAAATTTGGTGAAATGGCTCTGGCTGCTGAAACGGATAAAGATGTTCAGGATATTCCGGCAGATCAGACCGGTACTGTTTTAAAAATTATTGCTCAAGTGGGAGATAACGTCGAATGCCATAAACCGCTTGCAATTGTCGGTGCACCCGGTGAAAACATTGACAGCCTACTTGCTGAGATTAGTGGTGGCGGAGCTGTGGCTGCAGCACCAGAAACGGTGGCGGTTGTACCAGTTCAACCAGCGGAAGTGACAGAAATAACTACAACTGGCCGGGTTCCGGTTTCGCCACTGGCTAAAAAAATGGCCAAAGATTTGGGAATTGATCTGACTAAAGTTAAATATACTGGGATACGTGTCAAAAAAGCCGATATTCTTGCTTATGAAAATGAACCAGAAGCTATTGCAGAGTCTCCCACAATTGCCAGACCATCAGTAGTGGCAACAACGGCTGCTTCGGCAACTGGTATCAAAAAAACAACGCCTTACGATGGAATGCGTCGAAAAATTGGTAATCGGCTGACTGAAAGTGTGGTAACCAAACCATGGGCAGCCCTTACGGTGGCAGTCGATATGACGAAAGCCATTGAGTGGCGGAAACGTGTGAATGAAATCGCTGATGTCAAGGTCGGTTTCAATGAGATGGTTGCCAAGGCCTGTGCCCGGGCTTTACAGGAATATTCATTGATGAACACACAGCTGGCTGCTGATGGCACGGAAATTTACGAAATGGAAGACATCAACATTGGCGTCGCGGTTAATACCGATCGCGGTTTGATGGTGCCGGTTCTTAAGAATGTTGCAGCTAAAGGTGTGGTTGAACTGGCAAAAGAATTTGCCGGTCTGGTCAGTCGGACGAAAGAACAAGCCAATATTCAAGGCGACTTATCGGGCGGAACATTTACAATCAGTAATCTGGGTGCACGTGGCATTTCAAGTTTTCGGGCAGTGATTAATCCGCCTGAATGTGGGATTTTGGCATTGGCTGCAACGGTTAAGTCAGCAGTTGTGATTGATGATGAAATTGTCATCCGTCCAATGATGAATATTACTTTGAGTTTTGATCACCGGATTGTTGATGGCGATTATGCTGCGCAGTTTGTGTCCTATATTGGAAAATTGCTGGAAGATCCCATGAAAATCTTAATGTAG
- the lpdA gene encoding dihydrolipoyl dehydrogenase, which produces MNKFDLIVIGGGPGGYVAAIYAAQQGLQTALVEKADLGGVCLNWGCIPTKALVQNAEILRTVKEANEYGIDLNTNEIKADYSVAQKRSREVSAKLTMGIKSLLKKNNVTVIKGEGSLISGTRVKVMPAGEIIEAKNIILATGAHAFKIPQFDYSNPNIMTSREALELTDVKPGDKFVVVGAGAIGMEFASIWASYGAEVTVVEMLPRVLPNEDADVSKEIQKAFKKRNINIKVDSKVTSVVAKSDGFNLVIENKGKTESIPCDKILISAGVRANVENIGLAAADVRLTERGLIQVDDHLLTTCPTVYAIGDITGKLALAHVASAQALAAVHGILGKRVKQFNYSNMPRCTYTYPEVASVGLTEEQAKAAGYDVKVGIFPLVANGKSVAMNEITGFVKIVADKKYNEILGTHLVGAHVTELISAATAYIDLEFTADDIAQVVHPHPSVSEAMMEAAHAVVGQAIHI; this is translated from the coding sequence ATGAATAAATTTGACCTAATTGTTATCGGAGGCGGTCCGGGGGGGTATGTGGCAGCAATTTACGCGGCTCAACAGGGCCTTCAAACAGCATTAGTTGAAAAAGCTGATCTGGGTGGGGTTTGTTTAAACTGGGGCTGCATTCCCACAAAAGCGCTGGTTCAAAATGCAGAAATTCTCCGCACTGTAAAAGAAGCAAATGAATATGGAATTGATTTGAATACCAATGAAATAAAAGCTGATTATTCAGTGGCTCAGAAACGCAGTCGCGAAGTTAGCGCAAAACTGACCATGGGAATTAAAAGCCTTTTGAAAAAAAACAACGTGACGGTGATAAAAGGTGAAGGCAGTTTGATCAGCGGAACCAGGGTGAAAGTCATGCCGGCTGGTGAAATTATCGAAGCAAAAAATATTATTCTTGCCACCGGAGCGCATGCATTTAAAATTCCGCAATTTGATTACAGTAATCCCAATATTATGACTTCTCGAGAAGCCCTTGAGTTGACTGACGTCAAACCTGGTGATAAATTTGTGGTCGTAGGCGCCGGTGCCATCGGGATGGAATTTGCCAGTATCTGGGCCAGTTATGGCGCGGAGGTAACCGTAGTTGAAATGCTTCCCCGGGTTTTGCCTAACGAAGATGCAGATGTCTCAAAGGAAATTCAAAAAGCTTTCAAAAAACGTAATATAAATATAAAGGTTGACAGTAAAGTCACTTCTGTGGTTGCAAAAAGCGATGGCTTTAATCTTGTCATCGAGAATAAAGGAAAAACCGAGTCAATCCCATGTGATAAAATTCTTATTTCTGCTGGCGTTCGCGCAAATGTCGAAAATATTGGGCTGGCAGCAGCGGACGTGAGGCTGACTGAGCGGGGATTGATTCAGGTAGATGATCATTTACTGACAACCTGTCCCACCGTATATGCCATTGGAGATATCACTGGAAAACTGGCACTGGCCCACGTTGCGTCAGCTCAGGCATTGGCGGCTGTTCATGGGATTCTTGGGAAACGGGTAAAACAATTTAATTATTCAAATATGCCAAGATGCACCTATACCTATCCTGAAGTTGCCAGTGTTGGATTAACAGAAGAACAAGCGAAGGCGGCAGGCTATGATGTCAAAGTTGGAATATTTCCGCTAGTTGCCAATGGAAAATCTGTGGCAATGAATGAAATAACTGGTTTTGTGAAGATTGTTGCCGACAAGAAATACAATGAGATCTTGGGAACCCATCTTGTTGGAGCACATGTGACAGAATTAATCAGTGCCGCAACCGCTTATATTGATCTTGAATTTACAGCAGATGATATTGCTCAGGTTGTCCATCCGCATCCATCGGTATCCGAAGCGATGATGGAAGCAGCGCATGCAGTGGTAGGACAGGCCATCCATATTTAA
- a CDS encoding lipoate--protein ligase, translated as MLFYYSESTDPYYNLALEEHIFYNVKMVEPFFMLWQNDNTIVIGRNQNVVREINTDFVKKMNTRVARRSTGGGAVYHDLGNLNYSFIQNCETGQKIDFTQFALPILRALDHFGVKAACNNRNDLVIEGRKFSGTAQTVKNGRVLHHGTLLFNSDLDFLRQALKVKGDKIESKGVKSVSSHITNIVEHLPNPITIEQFRNCLMTSIIKKNNPSALRLTEKDFEAIKQLRQTKYLTWDWNYGKSPRYEVQKNRNFQFGHLTVSMSVLQQGIIDSISITGKFSGNQDIHQLEKLLKGTALKESELLEVLSYCKLNDFIAGITAAELAEILAS; from the coding sequence ATGCTCTTTTATTACAGCGAATCAACAGATCCATATTACAATCTGGCATTGGAAGAACACATCTTTTACAATGTTAAAATGGTCGAGCCCTTTTTCATGCTATGGCAGAACGATAATACCATTGTGATTGGACGAAATCAGAACGTTGTCAGAGAAATCAATACCGATTTTGTCAAAAAAATGAATACCAGAGTTGCCCGGCGTAGTACCGGTGGTGGCGCTGTTTATCATGATTTGGGAAATTTAAACTATTCATTTATTCAAAACTGCGAAACTGGGCAAAAGATTGATTTCACTCAGTTTGCCCTTCCCATCCTTCGTGCGCTTGATCATTTTGGCGTAAAAGCGGCATGTAATAATCGTAACGACCTGGTTATTGAGGGACGTAAATTTTCCGGAACCGCTCAGACCGTAAAAAATGGCCGGGTATTACACCATGGAACACTGCTGTTTAATTCAGATTTAGATTTTTTGCGACAGGCATTGAAGGTTAAAGGGGACAAAATTGAAAGCAAAGGGGTTAAATCGGTGAGTAGCCACATAACCAATATTGTTGAGCATTTACCGAATCCAATCACCATTGAGCAGTTTCGCAACTGTTTGATGACCAGTATTATAAAAAAGAATAATCCCTCTGCGCTTCGTTTGACTGAGAAAGATTTTGAAGCGATCAAACAACTGCGACAAACAAAGTATTTAACATGGGATTGGAATTATGGTAAGTCGCCACGGTATGAGGTACAGAAAAATCGGAATTTTCAATTCGGTCATTTGACCGTTTCGATGAGTGTATTACAGCAGGGGATCATTGATTCGATTTCCATTACCGGTAAATTCTCGGGGAATCAGGATATTCATCAATTGGAAAAATTATTAAAAGGAACGGCACTAAAAGAATCTGAATTACTAGAAGTCCTCAGTTACTGTAAGTTAAACGACTTCATTGCTGGCATAACAGCAGCAGAACTGGCAGAAATTTTAGCGAGTTAA
- the glpK gene encoding glycerol kinase GlpK, whose protein sequence is MKEYILSIDQGTTSIRAIFFNHDGDIVSVHAKEFAQFYPDSGWVEQDPMEMWAVTGEVIEKAMAKSNIKEEEIVAIGITNQRETSIVWDKNTGEPVYNAIVWQDRRTAEYCDQLKAEDPEIEAAVRNKTGLMIDSYFSGTKVKWILDNVEGARERAEKGDLLFGNVDTWIMWKLTGGKTHATDYSNASRTLMYNIHDLKWDEELLKVLNVPASMLPKVQESSGHFGVTAKIFKREIPITGDAGDQQAATFGQCCFKKGMAKFTYGTAGVMTVNIGDKPFLSNNGLTTTIGWGINGKVEYLLEAVAFSAGSAIQWLRDEMDMLDESPDSEYFALKTKKERNCGVYFVPAFTGLCAPYWNSYARASIVGIERGTTKNNVIRAVLESLGYQTRDMFDAFSEDLGERLSILKVDGGACNNNLLMQFTADITNVDIERPDNTETTAAGVAYLAGLAVGFWKDQDEIVQKRTVNQVFHPQMDEELRNDLYKGWKRAINCNLEWANDR, encoded by the coding sequence ATGAAAGAGTATATTTTAAGTATTGATCAGGGGACTACCAGTATTCGAGCAATTTTCTTTAACCATGATGGGGACATTGTCAGTGTGCATGCAAAAGAATTCGCGCAATTTTACCCAGATTCAGGTTGGGTCGAACAGGACCCAATGGAAATGTGGGCAGTCACAGGTGAAGTCATTGAAAAAGCGATGGCAAAATCGAACATAAAAGAAGAAGAGATTGTTGCTATTGGCATCACCAATCAACGGGAGACGTCGATAGTCTGGGACAAAAATACCGGCGAACCAGTCTATAACGCAATTGTCTGGCAGGATCGAAGAACGGCAGAATACTGTGATCAACTAAAAGCGGAAGATCCGGAAATTGAAGCAGCGGTTAGAAACAAAACAGGATTGATGATTGATTCGTATTTCTCTGGTACAAAAGTGAAATGGATACTCGATAACGTTGAAGGTGCCAGAGAAAGAGCCGAAAAAGGCGATCTTCTTTTTGGAAACGTTGACACCTGGATTATGTGGAAGCTTACTGGTGGAAAAACCCATGCCACCGACTACAGTAATGCATCCCGGACATTGATGTATAACATTCATGACCTGAAATGGGATGAAGAATTATTGAAGGTTCTTAATGTACCGGCAAGCATGCTACCAAAAGTTCAGGAAAGCAGCGGACATTTTGGTGTGACTGCAAAAATATTCAAACGGGAAATCCCCATTACCGGTGATGCTGGTGATCAACAGGCCGCAACTTTTGGACAATGCTGTTTTAAAAAAGGGATGGCTAAATTCACCTATGGTACGGCTGGTGTTATGACTGTCAATATCGGTGATAAACCATTCTTATCAAACAATGGTTTAACAACAACGATTGGTTGGGGAATTAATGGCAAGGTTGAGTATTTATTGGAAGCTGTTGCATTTTCAGCCGGTTCAGCGATTCAATGGTTGCGTGATGAAATGGATATGCTTGATGAATCACCAGACTCCGAATATTTTGCTTTGAAAACGAAAAAAGAACGTAATTGTGGGGTTTATTTTGTTCCTGCATTTACCGGTTTGTGTGCACCCTATTGGAATTCCTATGCTAGAGCCTCAATTGTTGGAATTGAACGTGGAACAACTAAGAACAATGTTATCAGAGCGGTTCTTGAGTCATTAGGATATCAGACACGCGATATGTTTGATGCATTTTCAGAAGATTTAGGAGAGCGGCTATCGATCTTGAAAGTGGATGGCGGTGCCTGTAATAACAACTTACTGATGCAATTTACGGCAGACATTACTAACGTTGACATTGAAAGACCAGATAATACCGAAACAACAGCAGCAGGCGTAGCTTATTTGGCAGGACTGGCAGTTGGATTCTGGAAAGACCAGGATGAAATTGTCCAGAAGAGAACGGTTAACCAGGTATTCCATCCACAAATGGATGAAGAGCTGCGTAATGATCTCTATAAGGGTTGGAAACGAGCCATTAATTGTAATTTAGAATGGGCAAATGATCGCTAG